One genomic segment of Coraliomargarita parva includes these proteins:
- a CDS encoding sodium:solute symporter family protein, translating to MHWIDWLIALCPLLLVAVIGFYSQRFVKGVSDFLSAGRVAGRYVVAVAGGEAAMGLISLVAMFEMYYSSGLAYSFWNAIAAPLSMIFLLTGYCTYRYRESRAMTMGQFFEMRYNKSFRIFAGFLQALSGVINYAIFPAVGARFLVYFCDLPLIVSLGGWEIPTFMLIMAIFLSVAVFVATIGGQITIMTTDCVQGILSYPMYAIVVIYLLTQFSWFNDIVPPLLNRPDGTSFLNPFDIAKLRDFNLFYVAVGIFAQIFNRMAWSGTQGYNSAARDAHEQKMGGVLGMWRSGFSTMMYILLAVCAYAFLNGDRHADEAAACRNELAAKAMADVTLQSDPGGVREDFDAYLATGEMSPEMVEYIALADQKNAERAAEIHASKVRWGLVEAVESSSDSQVPAGEPVQANLDLVKDVGVKALRGSGEATGEAVSGQTFATIFGQMRVPMALKSILPIGVAGVFCALCVFMLISTDTTYLHSWGGIIVQDVILPLRRKPLTPRQHLNLLRIIIALVALFAFLFSAFFSQIDFIVMFFAITGMIWLGGAGPCIVGGLYWKRGTSAGAFTALITGSTLAVAGIICQKTWETGIYPWLESRELVGTVAVWLTKLSGPFQPYIVWEMSPTKFPINSQEMYFFAMVLGIAGYIVVSLLTCKTPHNMDRLLHRGKYHREGKVVEREKLTLRGALNKLIGINSQYTRGDRIIARSVFIYSFVWGFGSFVAIVIWNNISPWPKEWWGTWYFITTIVVSGAIGVVSTFWFTWGGIRDMLRMFKDLEGQDSNILDDGRVMDGVSADDVALVEQTDHVTIEEAHIEEHALEEALEKKHDDEELKKLKKQLGE from the coding sequence GTGGCCATGTTCGAGATGTATTATAGCTCCGGGCTGGCCTACAGCTTCTGGAATGCGATCGCCGCGCCCTTGAGTATGATCTTCCTGCTGACCGGCTACTGCACCTACCGCTACCGCGAGTCGCGGGCCATGACGATGGGGCAGTTCTTCGAGATGCGCTACAACAAGTCGTTCCGCATCTTCGCCGGGTTCCTGCAGGCCCTCTCCGGTGTGATCAATTATGCGATCTTTCCTGCGGTCGGTGCCCGCTTTCTCGTCTATTTCTGCGACCTGCCGCTGATCGTTTCGCTGGGCGGATGGGAAATCCCCACCTTTATGCTGATCATGGCGATCTTCCTATCGGTGGCCGTGTTTGTGGCGACGATCGGCGGGCAGATTACGATCATGACCACGGACTGCGTGCAAGGCATCCTCAGCTATCCGATGTATGCCATCGTCGTGATCTATCTCCTTACGCAATTTTCATGGTTCAACGACATTGTGCCGCCGCTGCTGAACCGTCCGGATGGCACGAGCTTTCTCAACCCCTTCGATATTGCGAAGTTGAGAGACTTTAACCTCTTTTACGTCGCGGTCGGCATTTTTGCCCAGATCTTCAACCGGATGGCCTGGTCGGGCACGCAGGGCTACAACTCCGCCGCCCGTGATGCGCATGAGCAGAAGATGGGGGGCGTGCTGGGTATGTGGCGCTCCGGATTTTCGACCATGATGTATATCCTCCTGGCCGTGTGCGCCTATGCCTTCCTGAATGGGGATCGGCATGCCGATGAGGCCGCAGCCTGCCGCAATGAGCTGGCCGCCAAGGCGATGGCAGATGTGACCCTGCAGAGCGATCCTGGTGGCGTGCGGGAAGATTTTGACGCTTATTTGGCCACGGGGGAAATGTCGCCCGAGATGGTCGAATACATTGCACTGGCCGATCAAAAGAATGCGGAACGTGCCGCCGAGATTCATGCTTCCAAGGTTCGTTGGGGGTTGGTCGAAGCAGTTGAATCTAGCTCTGATTCGCAGGTGCCTGCCGGCGAGCCCGTGCAGGCGAATTTGGACTTGGTCAAGGATGTCGGTGTCAAGGCGCTGCGCGGCAGCGGTGAGGCGACCGGTGAGGCGGTGTCCGGTCAGACCTTTGCCACCATCTTCGGCCAGATGCGCGTGCCGATGGCCCTCAAGTCGATTCTCCCCATTGGCGTGGCCGGTGTCTTTTGTGCACTCTGCGTTTTCATGCTGATCTCGACGGATACGACCTATCTCCACAGCTGGGGCGGTATCATTGTGCAGGACGTCATCCTGCCGCTTCGTCGTAAGCCCTTAACGCCTCGACAGCACCTCAACCTCCTGCGGATCATCATCGCGCTGGTGGCGCTGTTCGCCTTCCTGTTCTCCGCCTTCTTCAGTCAGATCGACTTCATCGTGATGTTCTTCGCGATTACCGGTATGATTTGGCTCGGTGGGGCGGGGCCTTGTATCGTGGGCGGGCTCTATTGGAAACGTGGCACTTCTGCCGGTGCCTTTACCGCGCTGATTACGGGCTCCACGCTCGCGGTCGCCGGGATCATTTGCCAGAAGACATGGGAAACCGGCATCTACCCGTGGCTGGAGTCGCGCGAGCTGGTCGGCACCGTGGCGGTCTGGCTTACGAAACTTTCGGGACCGTTCCAGCCCTACATCGTCTGGGAGATGTCGCCGACCAAGTTCCCGATCAACTCTCAGGAGATGTATTTCTTCGCCATGGTTCTGGGGATTGCCGGCTATATTGTTGTTTCCCTGCTGACCTGCAAGACGCCGCACAACATGGATCGATTGTTGCACCGCGGGAAGTATCACCGTGAAGGCAAAGTCGTGGAGCGCGAAAAGCTGACTCTGCGTGGGGCACTCAACAAGCTGATCGGTATCAACTCGCAGTATACGCGGGGCGACCGGATCATCGCACGTTCAGTCTTTATCTATTCCTTTGTCTGGGGCTTCGGTAGTTTTGTCGCCATCGTGATCTGGAACAACATCTCACCCTGGCCGAAAGAGTGGTGGGGCACTTGGTATTTCATCACGACGATTGTGGTCTCTGGTGCCATCGGTGTGGTTTCGACTTTCTGGTTCACCTGGGGGGGGATCCGCGACATGCTGAGAATGTTCAAGGACCTGGAAGGTCAGGACAGCAATATCCTCGATGATGGGCGCGTTATGGATGGCGTCAGCGCCGACGATGTGGCCTTGGTCGAGCAAACCGATCACGTTACGATCGAGGAAGCGCACATCGAAGAGCATGCCCTGGAAGAGGCGCTCGAAAAGAAGCACGACGACGAGGAACTCAAGAAGCTCAAGAAGCAATTAGGAGAGTAA